In a genomic window of Acipenser ruthenus chromosome 41, fAciRut3.2 maternal haplotype, whole genome shotgun sequence:
- the LOC131696685 gene encoding zinc finger protein 391-like → MSDSGSQPASFKQEPLDLTMEACVQNRGGTEEGTPTPDPDPRDEEQDTSDESEEPAELRQQATAGVGAGEGEDVSGLGGGGGGGGGGVGGLHACPLCGKCFSTPWVLKLHQERHGPHPYSCPDCGQCLTRRGGGSSSYSLHRESCSCPRPPASPSPSPSPYRCADCGRSFKDFTYFTNHQKIHRGLSPFWCQVCGKNFAKASHLTSHQRTHCSLRLYSCRGCGESFQTPSLMGEHQCKAGKGAEKAGGGDGELYRCPDCNSLFGSLPSLVSHQQSVHQLSDELPYHCETCGERFAGARELGRHGKTHKAKRHACGQCGKSFSYFANYYIHQQLHNGRPDLESKGRWRHRCQDCDRIFWDARELREHRKVHGEAGGQEEEEEEGLEGEGGSERRRRRRRQRRTNDKKGEGASKAASLDSVNSKGREEEEEEEEEGQDRGGRGGEADKDDGEMEEEEEEEGKDQGGRGGEADKDAEMEEEEEVKKREGRKPLNEGQHRCSFCGLRFKKKCHLDDHLLFHSGQKPYVCSECGKIFSHYPYFKSHLAVHRGARPFECAHCGKVFCVVSQLNRHARIHTGEKPYSCKVCGKRFADSTNCKRHQRSHLKDRRQDQPQLRRAGREKGEGAPAATRPPAKRGRPSRSKKTAPEPHLPQ, encoded by the exons ATGTCTGACTCGGGGTCCCAACCTGCGAGCTTCAAACAGGAACCCCTGGACCTGACGATGGAGGCCTGCGTGCAGAATCGGGGGGGCACCGAGGAGGGGACCCCGACCCCCGACCCCGACCCCAGAGACGAAGAGCAAGACACTTCCGATGAGTCAGAGGAGCCGGCTGAACTACGCCAGCAAGCGACCGCCG GTGTTGGCGCTGGAGAAGGTGAAGATGTATCGGGAttgggaggggggggaggaggaggaggagggggggtgggcGGTCTCCACGCCTGCCCGCTCTGTGGGAAGTGTTTCAGCACGCCGTGGGTCCTGAAGCTCCACCAGGAACGCCACGGCCCGCACCCCTACAGCTGCCCCGACTGCGGGCAGTGCCTCACCCGGCGCGGCGGTGGCAGCAGCAGCTACTCCCTGCACCGCGAGTCCTGCTCCTGCCCCCGCCCccctgcctccccctccccctccccctccccctaccGCTGCGCAGACTGCGGACGCAGCTTCAAGGACTTCACCTACTTCACCAACCACCAGAAGATCCACCGCGGGCTCAGCCCCTTCTGGTGCCAGGTGTGCGGCAAAAACTTCGCCAAGGCCTCCCACCTCACCTCCCACCAGCGCACCCACTGCTCCCTGCGGCTGTACTCCTGCAGGGGCTGCGGGGAGAGCTTCCAGACCCCCTCCCTGATGGGGGAGCACCAGTGCAAGGCTGGGAAGGGGGCTGAGAAGGCGGGAGGAGGGGATGGGGAGCTGTACAGGTGCCCAGACTGCAACTCCCTTTTCGGTTCCCTCCCCAGCCTGGTTTCCCACCAGCAGTCGGTCCACCAGCTCTCGGACGAGCTGCCCTACCACTGCGAGACCTGCGGGGAACGCTTCGCGGGCGCCAGGGAGCTGGGGCGCCACGGCAAGACGCACAAGGCCAAGCGCCACGCCTGCGGGCAGTGCGGCAAGAGCTTCAGCTACTTCGCCAACTACTACATCCACCAGCAGCTCCACAACGGCCGGCCCGACCTGGAGAGCAAGGGGCGCTGGCGGCACCGCTGCCAGGACTGCGACAGGATATTCTGGGATGCGCGGGAGCTCAGGGAGCACAGGAAGGTCCACGGGGAGGCTGGggggcaggaggaggaggaggaggaggggctggagggggagggaggatcggagaggaggaggaggaggaggaggcagaggaggacgAATGATAAGAAGGGGGAGGGAGCTTCTAAAGCAGCCAGCTTGGACAGCGTCAACAgcaaggggagagaggaggaggaggaggaggaggaggaggggcaggaccgaggaggaagaggaggagaagctgATAAAGATGATGGTGAaatggaagaggaggaggaggaggagggtaaGGAccaaggaggaagaggaggagaagctgATAAAGATGCTGAaatggaagaggaggaggaggtgaagaagAGAGAAGGGAGGAAGCCGCTGAACGAGGGGCAGCACAGGTGCAGCTTCTGCGGCCTGAGGTTCAAGAAGAAGTGCCACCTGGACGACCACCTGCTCTTCCACAGCGGCCAGAAGCCGTACGTGTGCAGCGAGTGCGGGAAGATCTTCAGCCACTACCCGTACTTCAAGAGCCACCTGGCGGTGCACCGCGGGGCCCGGCCCTTCGAGTGCGCGCACTGCGGGAAGGTGTTCTGCGTGGTCTCCCAGCTGAACCGCCACGCTCGCATCCACACGGGGGAGAAGCCCTACAGCTGCAAGGTGTGCGGCAAGCGCTTCGCTGACAGCACCAACTGCAAGAGGCACCAGCGCTCGCACCTCAAGGACAGGCGGCAGGACCAGCCGCAGCTCCGCCGGGCCGgcagggagaagggagagggggccCCCGCCGCGACCCGGCCGCCGGCTAAGAGGGGCCGCCCGTCACGCTCCAAGAAGACAGCGCCAGAGCCCCACCTCCCTCAGTGA
- the LOC131709151 gene encoding uncharacterized protein LOC131709151, translated as MGTVVRGLIAEQVCSLMPIGLGVPLGGGALVSRGLQRSHARWSDEDTLALLSVVARMGVARQLDRKCRSSAGLWERVRVALAERAVPREAGIIRSRWNALKQMYWKEKARRGQCGVTGSNKNSSRVRFFKTMDVLLTRNPREPRDEDSSSGSGSPSLPGLVPPSSPHPPPRPIPDPGSSPSSLDSSPFTRDWGTDAQRDTEGDRERESSGWGQSALQPPLLDTRDPTASLPYSGKTETDSHSQGPAPLPEGCTAGFQERALSLLSDFLQEQRSFHTQLLQEQRELRAALERTLHTQEQGFTLLRQLLERQGGGATPRATPPAHRGGGGGGVTQTGAQTLQTTTRGHTHPQNSA; from the exons ATGGGCACGGTGGTGCGGGGGCTGATAGCGGAGCAG GTGTGTTCTCTGATGCCGATCGGCTTGGGGGTCCCGCTCGGGGGGGGGGCCCTGGTGTCCCGGGGTCTCCAGCGCTCCCACGCCCGCTGGTCGGATGAAGACACGCTGGCCCTGCTGTCCGTGGTGGCGCGGATGGGCGTGGCCCGCCAGCTGGACAGGAAGTGTCGGAGCAGCGCGGGACTCTGGGAGCGGGTGCGGGTGGCGCTGGCGGAGCGCGCGGTCCCGAGAGAGGCGGGGATCATCCGCTCCCGCTGGAACGCACTCAAGCAGATGTACTGGAAGGAGAAGgccaggagggggcagtgtggagtGACAGGCAGCAACAAGAACAGCAGCCGCGTCAG GTTCTTCAAGACGATGGATGTCCTGCTGACCAGGAACCCTCGGGAGCCGCGGGACGAGGACAGCTCCTCCG gcTCAGGCTCTCCCTCGCTCCCCGGCCTCGTGCCCCCCTCTTCTCCAcaccccccgccccgccccatcCCGGaccctggctcctccccttcctctctGGACTCCTCTCCATTCACGAGGGACTGGGGGACAGACGCACAGAGAGACACTgagggggacagggagagggagagctcGGGCTGGGGACAGTCTGCTCTCCAGCCCCCCCTGCTGGACACAAGGGATCCCACAGCCTCACTGCCCTACAGTGGAAAAACAGAGACGGATTCACATAGCCAGGGGCCTG CTCCCCTGCCCGAGGGCTGTACCGCTGGCTTCCAGGAGAGGGCGCTGTCGCTGCTGTCAGACTTCCTGCAGGAGCAGCGCAGCTTCCACACACAGCTGCTGCAGGAGCAGAGAGAGCTGAGAGCCGCACTGGAGCGGACGCTACACACACAGGAGCAGGGCTTCACCCTGCTGAGGCAGCTGCTGGAGAGGCAGGGGGGAGGGGCCACACCGAGGGCCACACCCCCCGCccacagaggaggaggaggaggaggagtcacACAAACTGGAGCACAGACACTGCAGACCACAACCCGAGGCCACACCCACCCCCAGAACTCAGCCTGA